In the Leptolyngbya sp. SIO1E4 genome, one interval contains:
- a CDS encoding sensor domain-containing diguanylate cyclase, whose amino-acid sequence MPPNQEKRPRSSQYRSLIRFLNRPLVGNVPLFELAIVFALGLGFYYVASNLDLNERWLTWSEQYEQYELDELPLGFSIMALAFAWFAWRRWTELSKANAKLARIQESLLFEISQREKAEKVGMDIRNRLEKSILFQKKRAEQIRAIQEMGDLLIFAQDKSEILTIAVRYAKKIIPFSSGALYEFYDNNSLKHITGWGTLANSDVENSAHYKCWATRQGKTYTEVLTPSQGPLCFRATGSQQTICVPILTPKGVWGVLHFRQDSPSDELDSPVELDNTALENLSKTIADNLGLHIHSLFLREQLTLESMQDPLTGILNRRGLLKLVQEKGLLQNPLSALSVLLLDIDSFKQFNDRFGHDAGDTALVILSRLVSKLIRQQDIFCRYGGEEFLLMLTHTDKSVALLRAEKIRQSVEQHVLKIGDRPLNHLTISIGVATYPRDADSYEMLVKRADKALYQAKDLGRNRVVDCAAAQ is encoded by the coding sequence ATGCCGCCAAATCAGGAGAAACGCCCGCGCAGCAGTCAATATCGAAGCCTCATACGCTTTCTGAACCGACCGCTCGTCGGCAATGTCCCGCTTTTTGAATTAGCGATCGTTTTTGCCCTGGGCTTAGGGTTCTACTACGTGGCGTCTAATTTAGATTTAAATGAACGGTGGCTGACTTGGTCAGAACAGTATGAGCAATATGAACTAGATGAACTTCCTTTAGGCTTTAGCATTATGGCTTTAGCGTTTGCCTGGTTTGCCTGGCGGCGATGGACTGAGCTAAGTAAGGCTAATGCTAAGCTTGCCCGTATCCAAGAATCGCTGCTATTCGAAATCAGTCAACGGGAAAAGGCAGAGAAAGTTGGGATGGATATTCGCAATCGACTTGAGAAGAGTATCCTCTTTCAAAAGAAACGGGCTGAGCAAATTCGGGCCATTCAAGAAATGGGAGATTTGTTGATATTTGCTCAAGATAAATCCGAGATTTTAACGATTGCAGTTCGCTACGCCAAAAAAATCATCCCTTTTTCTTCCGGGGCTCTGTATGAATTCTATGACAACAATTCGCTGAAGCATATTACAGGATGGGGGACGCTTGCCAACTCTGATGTAGAGAACAGCGCCCACTATAAATGTTGGGCAACTCGACAGGGAAAAACCTACACAGAAGTCTTGACGCCCTCGCAAGGGCCGCTTTGTTTCCGGGCAACTGGCAGCCAGCAAACTATCTGCGTGCCCATTCTCACCCCAAAAGGAGTTTGGGGGGTTTTACACTTTCGTCAAGACAGCCCATCCGATGAGCTAGACTCCCCTGTAGAGCTGGACAATACAGCGTTAGAGAACTTATCTAAAACCATTGCAGATAATTTGGGTCTGCACATACACAGCCTTTTTCTCAGAGAGCAACTGACCTTAGAATCCATGCAAGATCCGCTGACGGGCATTCTGAATCGTCGTGGCTTGTTAAAGCTGGTTCAGGAAAAAGGATTATTACAAAATCCCCTTTCTGCCCTGTCTGTTTTACTCCTCGATATTGATAGCTTTAAACAGTTTAATGACCGGTTTGGTCACGATGCTGGGGATACGGCTTTAGTGATTCTCTCTCGGTTGGTCAGTAAATTAATTCGCCAGCAAGATATCTTCTGTCGATATGGCGGCGAAGAATTCTTGCTGATGCTTACCCATACTGATAAATCGGTGGCGCTCTTACGAGCCGAAAAGATTCGGCAGTCCGTTGAGCAGCATGTTCTCAAAATTGGCGATCGCCCCCTCAATCACCTGACAATTTCGATCGGGGTTGCTACCTATCCGAGGGATGCCGATAGCTATGAGATGCTGGTAAAACGCGCTGACAAAGCCTTATACCAGGCCAAAGATCTGGGTCGCAACAGAGTTGTTGACTGTGCTGCCGCTCAATAA